The Thermovenabulum gondwanense genome includes a region encoding these proteins:
- a CDS encoding DUF523 domain-containing protein: MIIISSCLIGLNSKYNGENNYDKNFLDILKEEIIIPFCPEQAGGLPTPRSPAEISGGDGFDVLKGIARVVTKDGVDVTENYIKGAYEALKLAKIYGITKAILKSKSPSCGCGEIYDGSFKNKIKDGTGVTAALFLENGIQVISSEEFLKGKNKTKK, from the coding sequence TTGATTATTATAAGTTCCTGCCTAATTGGTTTAAACAGTAAATACAATGGTGAAAATAATTACGATAAGAATTTTCTCGACATATTAAAAGAAGAAATTATAATCCCTTTTTGTCCCGAGCAGGCTGGAGGGTTACCCACTCCCAGAAGCCCTGCAGAGATTAGCGGAGGGGATGGATTTGATGTTTTGAAGGGGATTGCAAGGGTAGTTACAAAAGATGGGGTAGATGTTACGGAAAATTACATTAAAGGTGCCTATGAAGCCTTAAAATTGGCAAAGATTTATGGTATAACAAAAGCAATATTAAAGTCTAAAAGCCCTTCCTGCGGCTGCGGTGAAATTTACGATGGTTCCTTTAAAAATAAAATTAAAGATGGCACGGGGGTAACCGCAGCGCTATTTTTAGAAAATGGGATTCAAGTGATTTCTTCGGAAGAGTTTTTAAAAGGAAAAAATAAAACAAAAAAATAA
- a CDS encoding endonuclease MutS2 has translation MNNKVLAKLEFDKIKNILKEYAVSDITRERIDKLEPQKDLPLIRRLQKETSEGVALLKRGFRLPFEYIPDISSSLKRAKFGAVLSNRELLDVAQIMKTSRVIKKNWEEWKIEGYEILQNLVTSLHNFYSLEEKIFKAILNEEEIADNASPALASLRKEKKVLFSRIREKLESIISSPSFQKFLQEPIVTIRQGRYVIPVKQEFRTSVPGIIHDQSSSGATLYIEPLSVLELNNELRKIEIEEKKEEERILKELTKKIADNYDSIKNSYEVILELDFILAKANYSIEINGIEPMFNEKGYLNIKRGRHPLLILKGEVVPIDLFLGDKFHVLVITGPNTGGKTVTLKTVGLFSIMAQSGLHLPAEEGTEVAVFNEVFADIGDEQSIEQSLSTFSSHMKNIVEIIENADEKSLVLLDELGAGTDPAEGAALAMAILNYFYERGIRTIATTHYSELKTFAFSRDGMENASVEFDVETLSPTYKLTIGIPGKSNAFEIAKRLGLKHELLETAKEFLKKENLELEGLLKSLEGERKKFNEELKRLNELKENYYKKITYLEEAQKKLAEKEDKIIEKAREKAKSILEKAKEEAEDIIEELKKVEDLDDRQNKDRIIELARKRLRENLGELKDEKPLIKKSKKLLKDVNFKPGDRVFVEGLNQEGFIVEINEKEKEALVSIGIMKINLPLNTLSKIEEASTGVKDSISYSTISIEKAKNIESKIDLRGLTLDEAILKVEKYLDDARVAGLPSIMIIHGKGTGILRKGIQDLLKKRKDVKTFRPGNYNEGGIGVTVVEFN, from the coding sequence TTGAATAATAAGGTTTTAGCAAAGCTGGAATTTGATAAGATCAAAAATATCTTAAAAGAATACGCTGTATCGGATATTACCCGGGAAAGGATTGATAAATTAGAGCCCCAAAAAGATCTCCCCTTAATTAGAAGATTGCAAAAAGAAACATCAGAAGGAGTAGCATTGCTGAAAAGGGGGTTCAGACTGCCTTTCGAGTATATTCCGGATATTTCCTCTTCATTAAAGAGAGCAAAATTTGGTGCAGTGTTAAGTAATAGAGAACTCCTTGATGTAGCTCAAATAATGAAGACTTCAAGAGTAATTAAAAAAAATTGGGAAGAGTGGAAAATAGAAGGCTATGAAATATTGCAAAATTTGGTTACTTCCCTTCATAATTTTTATTCATTAGAGGAAAAAATATTTAAAGCGATTCTCAATGAGGAAGAAATAGCCGATAATGCAAGTCCCGCACTGGCTTCTTTAAGGAAAGAAAAAAAGGTCCTCTTTTCGCGTATTAGAGAAAAACTTGAATCAATAATTTCATCACCTTCTTTTCAAAAATTCCTGCAGGAACCAATAGTAACCATAAGGCAGGGACGCTACGTAATACCGGTAAAGCAGGAATTTAGGACAAGTGTTCCAGGTATTATTCATGATCAATCGTCAAGCGGTGCAACTTTGTATATAGAACCTTTATCGGTACTGGAATTAAATAATGAACTTCGGAAAATAGAAATTGAAGAAAAAAAAGAAGAGGAAAGGATATTAAAAGAACTAACCAAAAAGATAGCGGATAATTATGATTCTATTAAAAATAGTTATGAAGTAATATTGGAGCTGGATTTTATTTTAGCAAAAGCTAATTACAGTATAGAAATTAACGGCATTGAACCGATGTTTAATGAAAAAGGTTATCTAAATATTAAACGGGGTAGACATCCTCTCCTTATCTTAAAGGGCGAAGTAGTTCCAATAGATTTATTTCTTGGAGATAAATTCCATGTACTGGTCATTACTGGTCCAAATACCGGTGGGAAAACGGTTACCCTAAAAACCGTAGGACTTTTTTCTATCATGGCTCAATCGGGACTCCACCTTCCAGCGGAAGAAGGAACTGAAGTAGCAGTTTTTAATGAAGTTTTTGCCGATATCGGAGACGAACAGAGCATAGAGCAGTCTTTAAGCACCTTTTCTTCTCATATGAAAAATATTGTGGAAATAATTGAAAACGCTGATGAAAAAAGCCTTGTCTTACTTGACGAACTGGGAGCGGGTACGGATCCCGCCGAAGGGGCCGCTCTTGCCATGGCAATATTAAACTATTTTTATGAACGGGGTATAAGAACAATTGCCACAACCCATTACAGTGAATTAAAAACCTTTGCATTTTCCAGGGATGGTATGGAAAATGCAAGTGTTGAGTTTGATGTAGAAACCTTAAGTCCAACATATAAATTGACCATAGGAATACCGGGCAAAAGTAATGCCTTTGAAATTGCAAAACGATTAGGGTTAAAACATGAACTTCTTGAAACGGCTAAGGAATTTCTTAAAAAGGAAAATTTGGAATTGGAAGGGCTTTTAAAAAGTCTGGAAGGAGAGAGAAAAAAGTTTAACGAAGAATTAAAAAGGTTAAATGAATTAAAAGAAAATTATTATAAAAAAATAACATATCTGGAGGAGGCCCAAAAAAAGCTTGCTGAAAAGGAAGATAAAATTATTGAAAAAGCCAGAGAAAAGGCAAAAAGCATTTTAGAAAAGGCAAAAGAGGAAGCAGAGGATATTATCGAAGAATTGAAAAAGGTAGAGGATTTGGATGATAGGCAAAACAAAGATCGTATAATAGAACTGGCAAGGAAAAGGTTAAGGGAAAACCTGGGAGAGTTAAAGGATGAGAAACCTCTGATAAAAAAATCCAAAAAGCTCTTAAAGGATGTTAATTTCAAACCGGGAGATAGGGTTTTTGTAGAAGGTTTAAATCAAGAAGGTTTTATAGTCGAAATTAATGAAAAAGAAAAAGAAGCATTGGTTTCCATCGGAATTATGAAGATAAATTTACCTTTAAATACTTTGAGCAAAATAGAAGAGGCTTCAACGGGAGTAAAAGATTCAATCAGTTACTCAACTATCAGCATTGAAAAAGCAAAAAATATAGAAAGTAAAATTGATTTAAGGGGACTGACTCTTGATGAGGCAATTTTAAAAGTGGAAAAGTATTTAGACGATGCAAGAGTTGCTGGACTTCCGAGTATAATGATAATTCACGGTAAGGGTACGGGCATTTTAAGAAAAGGTATTCAGGATTTATTAAAGAAGAGAAAAGATGTGAAGACATTTAGACCCGGAAATTATAATGAAGGTGGAATTGGAGTAACGGTGGTGGAGTTTAATTGA
- a CDS encoding DUF3656 domain-containing U32 family peptidase gives MKKPELLAPAGSFDALKAAVENGADAVYLGGKEFNARRSASNFSREELKEAVEYAHLKGVKIYVTVNILIYDDEFYEAGDFINFLNGIGVDGIIVQDIGLGYFIKKYFPDMEVHASTQMTVHSLDGVKFLEKMNFDRVVLARELSLKEIKLIKENTSLKIETFVHGALCFCYSGQCLMSSFIGARSGNRGQCAQPCRLPYYLLDQQGNIISSKLHLMSTRDLNLIKRIPLLIEAGIDSFKIEGRLKRPEYVAVVTSIYRKAIDRFLQNPGKFFISDDEYKKLLQIFNRSFTTGYYFGNPGKDLMSIDCPRNKGILLGKVVGFESENSMTKILLQEELRVGDGIDIRDDEGFGYVVTEFYVKNNKRFKAKPGEIVKIKTKGKVKEGTAVYKTSDAELLEEAKRSYEEPALSKKIPVKIKLYAKLNDRLKIFIEDEDKNYIFSESDYIVKKAQKRPTSLEEIKEKLTRLGNTVFYLKEFKVDMDENILLPFSALNDLRQEAIKKLYERRIEKYKNKRVNGNYKAFLSYFQEKNKGNEQKNKEIMKITLRVDSLEGLKKGISYIDEIYFGGQNFKETLFQLKSALNITKKEGKKFYLALPQITKQEDVREISERLDESLLTEVDGVVAGNNGLLNYFIERNVNCIVDFSLNIFNSVSIEVLKELGFKRVVLSPELSLKAIEKLKSDLELESIVHGYLPLIVSEHNIIKSNSGRDLNIAYLKDRLGKEFKVFVDEKNRSHIYNCYEICMINHIEALTMANIMYGQLYLVGRKPEEIEKITKAYYLSIREKEKIPEEDVAKYYTFGHYFRGVK, from the coding sequence ATGAAAAAGCCTGAATTGTTGGCCCCTGCAGGAAGTTTTGATGCTTTAAAAGCTGCTGTAGAAAATGGTGCCGATGCGGTTTATTTGGGAGGAAAAGAATTTAATGCCCGCCGCTCGGCATCGAATTTTTCAAGAGAAGAATTAAAAGAAGCTGTTGAATACGCCCATCTTAAGGGTGTAAAAATTTACGTTACAGTGAATATCTTAATATACGATGACGAGTTTTACGAAGCCGGTGATTTTATTAATTTTTTAAACGGGATAGGTGTTGATGGAATTATTGTTCAGGATATAGGACTCGGCTATTTTATTAAGAAATATTTTCCCGATATGGAAGTCCATGCCAGTACCCAGATGACCGTACACAGCTTAGACGGAGTGAAATTTCTGGAAAAAATGAATTTTGACAGGGTAGTTCTTGCACGGGAGCTATCTTTAAAAGAGATAAAGTTAATAAAAGAAAATACCTCTTTAAAAATAGAAACTTTTGTTCATGGTGCCCTCTGTTTTTGTTATTCGGGGCAATGTCTTATGAGTAGTTTCATAGGAGCAAGGAGCGGAAATAGGGGACAGTGTGCTCAACCCTGTAGATTACCGTATTACTTATTGGATCAGCAGGGGAACATAATATCATCCAAATTACATCTTATGAGTACAAGGGACCTCAATCTTATCAAAAGGATACCTCTTTTAATAGAAGCCGGGATAGATTCGTTTAAAATAGAAGGAAGATTAAAACGACCTGAATATGTAGCAGTGGTAACTTCTATATACAGAAAGGCTATTGATAGATTTTTACAAAATCCAGGAAAATTTTTTATATCCGATGACGAATATAAAAAGCTCTTACAAATTTTTAACCGGAGTTTTACTACGGGCTATTATTTTGGAAATCCGGGAAAAGATTTGATGAGCATAGATTGTCCGAGGAACAAAGGTATACTGCTGGGAAAGGTAGTAGGCTTTGAATCTGAAAACAGTATGACAAAAATATTATTGCAAGAGGAGCTTCGTGTTGGAGATGGAATAGATATAAGGGATGATGAGGGATTTGGATATGTGGTCACCGAGTTTTATGTAAAAAATAATAAAAGATTTAAGGCTAAGCCCGGAGAAATAGTGAAAATTAAAACAAAAGGGAAGGTAAAAGAAGGCACTGCAGTTTATAAAACATCAGATGCGGAATTACTGGAAGAAGCAAAAAGGTCCTATGAAGAACCAGCTTTGAGTAAAAAAATCCCGGTAAAAATTAAACTTTATGCAAAGCTTAATGACAGATTAAAGATTTTTATTGAAGATGAGGATAAAAATTATATATTTTCAGAGTCGGATTATATTGTAAAAAAAGCTCAAAAACGTCCAACCTCCTTGGAGGAAATTAAAGAAAAATTGACAAGGCTCGGAAATACTGTATTTTACTTAAAAGAGTTTAAAGTAGATATGGATGAAAATATCCTCCTACCTTTTAGTGCGTTAAATGATCTAAGACAGGAGGCAATAAAAAAACTTTATGAACGAAGAATAGAAAAATATAAAAACAAAAGGGTCAATGGTAATTATAAGGCATTTTTATCTTATTTTCAGGAGAAAAATAAGGGCAATGAACAAAAAAATAAGGAAATAATGAAGATTACTTTAAGAGTTGATAGCCTGGAAGGGCTAAAAAAAGGCATATCATATATAGACGAAATTTATTTTGGAGGACAAAATTTTAAAGAAACCTTATTTCAACTAAAAAGTGCGCTAAATATTACAAAAAAAGAAGGAAAGAAATTTTATTTGGCTTTACCTCAAATAACGAAACAGGAAGATGTTCGCGAGATATCTGAGCGTTTAGATGAAAGTCTGCTCACGGAAGTCGACGGCGTGGTTGCTGGAAATAACGGGTTATTAAATTATTTTATTGAGAGGAATGTAAATTGTATTGTTGATTTTTCATTAAATATTTTTAATAGTGTAAGCATAGAAGTATTAAAAGAATTGGGTTTTAAAAGAGTGGTACTTTCTCCCGAACTTTCTCTTAAAGCAATAGAAAAATTGAAATCAGATCTGGAGTTAGAGAGTATTGTTCATGGGTATTTACCTTTGATAGTGAGCGAACATAATATTATAAAATCCAATTCGGGGAGAGATTTAAATATAGCCTATCTTAAGGATAGGCTCGGAAAAGAATTCAAGGTGTTTGTGGATGAAAAAAATAGGAGCCATATCTATAACTGCTATGAAATCTGTATGATAAATCACATCGAAGCTTTGACAATGGCTAATATAATGTACGGGCAATTATATTTGGTTGGAAGAAAACCCGAAGAAATAGAGAAAATAACAAAAGCTTATTATTTAAGTATTCGAGAAAAAGAAAAAATCCCTGAAGAAGATGTAGCAAAATACTATACCTTTGGGCATTATTTTAGAGGAGTAAAATAG
- the polX gene encoding DNA polymerase/3'-5' exonuclease PolX: protein MKNFEIAGIFMRISEMLEIKGENSFKIKAYKKAAESIASLGVELKDLVERGYPLKEIEGIGPAIEAKINEILTRGTCEYYEKLKREIPEGLLEMLKIPGLGAKKIKIIYDELKIDTLEELERAAKEKKLRVLKGFGVKTEQAIIKGISMLKGNQGKILLSTALYLAEEIRDFIKSSNLKVKIEFAGDMRRRVEMIEKIVAIISCNEEDKKEVVSVLLKFPRIKNIKEIYGNKIELFLDLGITLEFIFVEEKSFFTSLFVYTGNEKHLLQLDELGKLKDLKISEKYILMNKEKYYPDSEIDIYRKLGFPYIIPELREGMGEVEKALKNELPESLNVEDIKGDLHMHSDWSDGIDSIEEMAQKAMELGYEYIAITDHSKSLKIANGLNEERLKRQIYHIKNLNAKYKNFVILTGIEVDILSDEILDFGDEILKELDIVVASIHTGFKQDKDKLTRRIIMAMENPYVKIIGHPTGRLLGKRENYELDLDKIIEKAFETNTALEINSTPDRLDLVDVYAKRAKEKGVKLVINTDAHEKGALQDIINGIYVARRAWLEKKDVLNTRSLKELLTELKKP, encoded by the coding sequence ATGAAAAATTTTGAGATTGCGGGTATTTTTATGAGAATTTCCGAAATGCTGGAAATAAAAGGAGAAAACTCATTTAAAATAAAGGCTTACAAAAAGGCAGCTGAATCTATAGCAAGCCTTGGAGTTGAGTTAAAAGATTTAGTTGAGAGAGGCTATCCGCTCAAAGAAATCGAAGGGATAGGTCCTGCTATTGAAGCAAAAATTAATGAAATATTAACAAGGGGTACATGTGAATATTATGAAAAACTTAAACGGGAAATCCCCGAAGGTTTGCTGGAAATGCTCAAGATACCCGGGCTGGGAGCAAAAAAAATAAAAATAATTTACGATGAACTTAAAATTGATACTCTTGAAGAGCTGGAAAGAGCTGCAAAAGAAAAGAAATTAAGAGTTCTAAAAGGTTTCGGAGTAAAAACTGAACAGGCGATTATCAAAGGTATTTCAATGCTTAAAGGAAATCAAGGGAAAATATTATTGTCCACGGCGCTTTACCTTGCAGAAGAAATCCGGGATTTTATAAAATCTTCCAATTTAAAGGTGAAAATTGAATTTGCCGGTGACATGCGCCGAAGGGTAGAAATGATTGAAAAAATTGTGGCGATTATTTCCTGCAATGAGGAAGATAAAAAGGAAGTCGTTTCCGTTCTTTTAAAATTTCCTCGTATAAAAAATATTAAGGAAATCTACGGAAACAAGATAGAGCTTTTTCTTGACTTAGGAATAACCTTAGAGTTTATTTTTGTTGAAGAGAAATCCTTTTTTACATCCCTTTTTGTATATACGGGTAATGAAAAACACCTCTTACAATTGGATGAGCTTGGCAAATTAAAGGATTTAAAAATTTCTGAAAAATATATTTTAATGAATAAAGAAAAATACTATCCGGATTCCGAAATAGATATTTATCGGAAATTAGGCTTTCCTTATATTATTCCGGAACTTAGAGAAGGCATGGGAGAGGTGGAAAAAGCTTTAAAAAATGAGCTGCCCGAATCACTTAACGTTGAAGACATAAAAGGTGACCTTCATATGCACTCCGATTGGAGTGATGGAATTGATAGCATTGAAGAAATGGCTCAAAAAGCAATGGAGCTTGGCTATGAATACATCGCTATTACAGATCATTCAAAATCACTCAAAATTGCCAATGGACTGAACGAAGAAAGATTAAAAAGACAGATATATCATATAAAAAATTTGAATGCTAAATACAAAAATTTTGTAATCTTAACAGGTATTGAAGTAGATATTTTGTCGGATGAAATACTTGATTTTGGAGATGAAATATTAAAGGAACTGGACATCGTGGTGGCTTCTATTCATACAGGATTTAAACAAGATAAGGATAAGTTAACGAGAAGAATAATAATGGCTATGGAAAATCCCTATGTAAAAATAATAGGACATCCCACAGGTAGGTTGCTGGGCAAAAGAGAAAATTATGAATTAGACCTTGACAAAATAATTGAAAAGGCCTTTGAAACAAATACCGCTCTGGAAATAAACTCCACTCCTGACCGTTTGGACCTGGTGGATGTTTACGCTAAAAGGGCAAAAGAAAAGGGAGTAAAGCTGGTTATAAACACCGATGCCCATGAAAAAGGGGCTCTACAGGATATAATAAATGGTATTTATGTGGCAAGAAGGGCATGGCTTGAAAAAAAAGATGTTTTAAATACCAGAAGTTTAAAAGAATTATTGACGGAGTTGAAAAAACCATGA
- a CDS encoding cell division protein ZapA yields the protein MRKLPENSNRVKVKINGEDYFLKGSASQEYIKKVASYVDEKFRLISKLHPELGRVDLAVLTAIQIADEYFTLKAEYEEFLKLFDEEKKDKR from the coding sequence ATGCGAAAATTACCTGAAAACAGTAACAGGGTAAAGGTAAAAATAAATGGAGAAGATTATTTTTTAAAAGGCTCAGCTTCTCAAGAATATATTAAAAAGGTTGCTTCTTATGTCGACGAGAAATTCCGATTAATATCCAAGCTGCATCCAGAATTGGGGAGGGTAGATTTAGCGGTACTTACGGCAATACAAATTGCTGACGAATATTTTACTTTGAAAGCAGAGTATGAGGAATTCTTAAAATTATTTGATGAAGAAAAAAAAGATAAGAGGTAG
- the pheT gene encoding phenylalanine--tRNA ligase subunit beta, which produces MLFSINWAKDFINISDEAEAIAKNLTMVGFNAASVEHLGREIKGIVIGQVLEIKKHPNAQNLRVVSVDIKEKILTIITAAQNVKEKDKVVVAVEGAVLAGGKEIVKKDFMGVISEGMICSAEEIGLDDHGLPQEMREGLLILPADAPVGDDFKAYFPLEDSVIEFELTPNRADCFSILGLTREIAAFYDYKLQYPSIKLKEEGKEEINKKIQVSIKDTDLCFRYIARVIEDIKIGPSPLWMQRRLQACGVRPINNIVDVTNYVMLELGQPLHAFDYDKIKGKEIIVRRASKGETITTLDGKQRELNEEMLVIADKERPVAIAGIMGGEDSEIKENTKTVLLESAVFYGPNIRRTGRALGLRTEASLRFEKGLDPEIAMLACERACQLIEELGIGKISKGYIDVYPVIQEKVRLKLDHKKINRLLGTNISLDKMAEILKKLNFEVGGENGELYVIPPSYRRDITCIADLAEEIARIYGYDNIPSSLPSEISTVGKTKKVHRIKSRVEELLINNGFSEVYNYSIINPRKLDMIRVPEGHPHRKVISIINPLSEEMSVLRTTLLPGIIDVVKFNINQKAEEVKIYEIGKTYHTESLPLKELPEEKTRLILGMFGSNIDFYEIKKVIETLLAALRIRQVKFKRAGYYALHPGRCAEIYLNDYLLGVAGEIHPDVAENYELEGKRIYVAELDFDLLVEKSDEVIRYTPLPKFPPADRDLAFVLDENIEVADVIELIKETAGPLLENIEIFDIYRGEKIPEGKKSVAFSLLFRSYERTLRDEEINEIQDKIIKAVEEKFSGKLRES; this is translated from the coding sequence ATGCTCTTTTCAATAAACTGGGCAAAAGATTTTATAAATATATCGGATGAGGCTGAGGCTATAGCAAAAAACCTGACGATGGTTGGATTTAACGCCGCATCGGTGGAACACTTAGGTAGAGAAATCAAAGGTATTGTCATAGGTCAGGTTTTAGAAATAAAAAAACATCCTAATGCACAAAATTTGAGGGTAGTTAGTGTAGATATAAAGGAAAAGATCTTGACAATTATAACTGCTGCTCAAAATGTAAAAGAAAAAGACAAGGTGGTTGTAGCTGTAGAAGGAGCGGTGCTTGCCGGTGGGAAGGAAATAGTCAAAAAAGATTTTATGGGAGTAATTTCGGAGGGAATGATATGCTCGGCTGAAGAAATCGGTTTAGACGATCATGGTCTTCCTCAGGAAATGCGTGAAGGTTTACTTATTCTTCCTGCGGATGCTCCGGTAGGAGATGATTTTAAAGCTTATTTTCCCCTTGAAGATAGCGTAATAGAATTTGAATTAACACCAAACAGGGCAGATTGTTTTAGCATATTAGGATTAACCAGAGAAATTGCCGCTTTTTACGATTATAAGTTGCAATATCCTTCCATTAAATTAAAAGAAGAAGGTAAGGAAGAAATAAATAAGAAAATTCAAGTTTCTATAAAAGACACGGATTTGTGTTTTAGGTACATAGCGAGAGTTATAGAGGATATCAAAATAGGTCCATCGCCTTTATGGATGCAAAGAAGGCTTCAAGCTTGCGGTGTAAGACCGATCAATAATATTGTGGATGTAACCAATTATGTAATGCTTGAGCTGGGCCAGCCCCTTCATGCCTTTGATTATGATAAAATTAAGGGTAAGGAAATAATTGTAAGAAGGGCTTCTAAAGGAGAAACAATTACTACTCTTGATGGAAAACAAAGAGAATTAAATGAAGAAATGCTGGTAATAGCAGATAAGGAAAGACCGGTTGCGATTGCAGGAATTATGGGAGGGGAAGATTCAGAGATTAAAGAAAATACAAAAACGGTTTTGCTGGAATCGGCTGTATTTTATGGTCCCAATATAAGGAGGACAGGGCGCGCCTTAGGACTGAGGACAGAAGCTTCCTTGAGGTTCGAAAAAGGACTTGATCCGGAAATCGCAATGCTCGCTTGTGAAAGAGCTTGTCAGCTGATAGAAGAATTAGGGATAGGAAAGATTTCAAAAGGGTATATTGATGTATACCCGGTTATTCAGGAAAAAGTACGTCTTAAATTGGACCATAAAAAGATAAACCGGTTGCTGGGAACAAATATTTCCCTTGATAAAATGGCCGAAATACTAAAGAAACTGAATTTTGAAGTCGGAGGAGAAAATGGAGAGCTATATGTTATACCTCCTTCTTACAGGAGGGATATTACCTGTATTGCAGATTTAGCTGAGGAAATAGCAAGAATTTATGGATACGATAATATTCCTTCGAGTTTACCTTCTGAAATTTCTACAGTCGGAAAAACGAAAAAGGTCCACAGGATAAAGTCAAGAGTAGAAGAATTACTTATAAATAATGGTTTTTCAGAAGTATACAATTATTCTATAATTAACCCCAGAAAATTAGACATGATAAGGGTTCCGGAAGGACATCCGCATAGAAAGGTGATTTCAATAATTAATCCTTTATCGGAGGAAATGAGTGTTTTAAGGACGACTTTATTACCGGGTATTATTGATGTAGTAAAATTTAACATTAATCAAAAGGCGGAAGAGGTAAAGATCTATGAGATTGGCAAAACATACCATACAGAATCCTTACCTTTGAAAGAACTACCCGAGGAAAAGACGAGGCTTATCCTCGGCATGTTTGGTAGCAATATAGATTTTTACGAAATAAAGAAAGTTATAGAAACCCTTCTGGCTGCTTTGAGGATAAGACAAGTAAAGTTTAAGAGGGCTGGATATTATGCTTTGCATCCGGGGAGATGCGCTGAAATATATTTAAACGATTATCTTCTGGGCGTTGCAGGGGAAATACATCCGGACGTAGCTGAAAACTACGAGCTGGAGGGTAAAAGAATTTATGTGGCAGAATTGGATTTTGATCTTTTAGTAGAAAAATCCGATGAGGTAATAAGGTATACACCACTTCCTAAATTTCCCCCGGCTGACAGAGATTTAGCCTTTGTCCTGGATGAAAATATAGAAGTGGCCGATGTGATTGAATTGATAAAGGAAACTGCAGGTCCTTTACTCGAGAATATTGAAATTTTCGACATATACAGAGGAGAAAAAATTCCGGAAGGGAAAAAGAGCGTAGCCTTTTCACTTTTATTCCGTTCTTATGAAAGAACTTTAAGAGATGAAGAGATAAACGAAATCCAGGATAAAATAATAAAAGCTGTAGAAGAAAAATTCTCAGGAAAATTAAGAGAAAGCTGA